One part of the Macaca mulatta isolate MMU2019108-1 chromosome 6, T2T-MMU8v2.0, whole genome shotgun sequence genome encodes these proteins:
- the POLK gene encoding DNA polymerase kappa isoform X1: MDSIKEKCDSYKDDLLLRMGLNDNKAGMEGLDKEKINKIIMEATKGSRFYGNELKKEKQVNQRIENMMQQKAQITSQQLRKAQLQVDRFAMELEQSRNLSNTIVHIDMDAFYAAVEMRDNPELKDKPIAVGSMSMLSTSNYHARRFGVRAAMPGFIAKRLCPQLIIVPPNFDKYRAVSKEVKEILADYDPNFMAMSLDEAYLNITKHLEERQNWPEDKRKYFIKMGNSVENNNPGKEVNKLSDHERSISPLLFEESPSDLLPPGDPFQVNFEEQNSPQILQNSIVFGTSAEEVVKEIRFRIEQKTTLTASAGIAPNTMLAKVCSDKNKPNGQYQILPNRQAVMDFIKDLPIRKVSGIGKVTEKMLKALGIITCTELYQQRALLSLLFSETSWHYFLHISLGLGSTYLTRDGERKSMSVERTFSEINKAEEQYSLCEELCIELARDLQKEGLKGRTVTIKLKNVNFEVKTRASTVSSVVSTAEEIFAIAKELLKTEIDADFPHPLRLRLMGVRISSFPNEEDRKHQQRSIIGFLQAGNQALSATGCILEKTDKDQFVKPLEMSHKKSFFDKKRSERKWSHQDTFKCETVNKQSFQTSQPFQVLKKKMSENLEIPENSDNCQIFTCPVCFRAQGCISLEAFNKHVDACLDGSSISENSKVFSCSHVSATRVNKKENVPASSLCEKQDYEAHPKIKEVSSVDCVALVDTIDNSSKAESIDALSNKHIKGECSNLPGKSFNIEHCHQNSSCTVSLENEDVGLLSRQESCQPYLCEVITGQALVCPVCNVEQKTSDLTLFNVHVDVCLNKSFIQELRNDKVNPVNQPKESSRSTGSSSGVQKAATKTKRPGLMTKYSSKKIKPNNPKHTLDIFFK; the protein is encoded by the exons gttgACAGATTTGCAATGGAATTAGAACAGAGCCGAAATTTGAGCAATACCATAGTGCACATTGACATGGATGCTTTCTATGCAGCTGTAGAAATGAGGGACAATCCAGAATTGAAGGATAAACCTATTGCTGTAGGATCAATGAGTATGCTG TCTACTTCAAATTACCATGCAAGGAGGTTTGGTGTTCGTGCAGCCATGCCAGGATTTATTGCTAAGAGACTCTGCCCACAACTTATAATAGTGCCTCCAAACTTTGACAAATACCGAGCTGTGAGTAAAGAG gTTAAGGAAATACTTGCTGATTATGATCCCAATTTTATGGCCATGAGTCTTGATGAAGCCTACTTGAATATAACAAAACACTTAGAAGAAAGACAAAATTGGCCTGAGGATAAAAGAAAGTATTTCATCAAAATGGGAAACTCTGTAGAAAATA ATAATCCAGGAAAGGAAGTTAATAAACTGAGTGACCATGAACGATCCATCTCTCCACTACTTTTTGAAGAGAGTCCTTCTGATTTGCTGCCCCCAGGAGATCCTTTCCAAGTGAACTTTGAAGAACAAAACAGTCCTCAAATACTCCAAAACTCAATTGTTTTTGGAACATCAGCCGAGGAAGTGGTAAAGGAAATTCGTTTCAGAATCGAGCAAAAAACAACATTGACAGCCAGTGCAG GCATTGCCCCAAATACAATGTTAGCAAAAGTATGCAGTGATAAGAATAAACCAAATGGACAATACCAAATTCTTCCCAATAGACAAGCTGTGATGGACTTCATCAAGGATTTACCCATTAGAAAG GTTTCTGGAATAGGAAAAGTTACAGAGAAAATGTTAAAGGCCCTTGGAATTATTACATGTACGGAACTTTACCAACAGAGGGCattgctttctctccttttctctgaaACATCTTGGCATTATTTCCTTCATATCTCCTTGGGTCTAGGTTCAACATACCTGACAAG ggatggagagaggaagagTATGAGCGTTGAGag GACATTCAGTGAGATAAATAAAGCGGAAGAACAATACAGCCTATGTGAAGAACTTTGCATTGAACTTGCTCGAGATCTACAGAAAGAAGGACTTAAG GGTAGAACTGTTACCATTAAGTTGAAGAATGTGAATTTTGAAGTAAAAACTCGTGCATCTACAGTTTCATCTGTTGTTTCTActgcagaagaaatatttgccaTTGCTAAGGAATTGCTAAAAACAGAAATTGATGCTGATTTTCCGCATCCCTTGAGATTAAGACTTATGG GTGTtcggatatctagttttcccaatgAAGAAGACAGGAAACACCAACAAAGGAGCATTATTGGCTTTTTACAGGCGGGAAACCAAGCCCTGTCAGCCACTGGGTGTATACtagagaaaacagacaaagatCAGTTTGTAAAACCTCTAGAAATGTCTCATAAGAAGAGTTTCTTTGATAAAAAACGATCAGAAAGGAAATGGAGTCACCAAGATACATTTAAATGTGAAACTGTGAATAAACAAAGTTTCCAGACATCACAACCATTCCAAGTTTTAAAGAAGAAGATGAGTGAGAATTTGGAAATACCAGAGAATTCAGATAACTGTCAGATATTTACCTGTCCTGTTTGCTTTAGGGCACAAGGGTGCATCAGTCTGGAAGCCTTTAATAAACATGTAGATGCATGTCTTGATGGATCTTCAATCAGTGAAAACTCTAAAGTGTTCTCGTGTTCACATGTTTCTGCTACCAGAgttaacaagaaagaaaatgttcctGCTTCTTCACTTTGTGAGAAGCAAGATTATGAAGCCCATCCAAAAATTAAAGAAGTGTCTTCAGTAGATTGTGTAGCTTTAGTAGATACTATAGATAACTCATCTAAAGCAGAAAGCATAGATGCTTTAAGTAATAAGCATATCAAGGGAGAATGTTCTAATCTCCCAGGCAAGTCTTTTAATATTGAACACTGTCATCAGAATTCTTCTTGCACTGTTTCGTTGGAAAACGAAGATGTTGGATTATTAAGCAGACAAGAATCCTGCCAGCCTTACTTATGTGAAGTGATAACAGGCCAAGCTCTAGTTTGTCCTGTTTGTAATGTAGAACAAAAGACTTCAGATCTAACCCTGTTCAATGTGCATGTGGATGTTTgcttaaataaaagttttatccaagaattaagaaatgacaaagttAACCCAGTTAATCAACCCAAAGAAAGCTCCAGAAGTACTG GTAGCTCAAGTGGAGTACAGAAggctgcaacaaaaacaaaaag GCCAGGATTGATGACAAAGTActcatcaaagaaaataaaaccaaacaatccCAAACATACccttgatatattttttaagtaa
- the POLK gene encoding DNA polymerase kappa isoform X2, whose translation MMQQKAQITSQQLRKAQLQVDRFAMELEQSRNLSNTIVHIDMDAFYAAVEMRDNPELKDKPIAVGSMSMLSTSNYHARRFGVRAAMPGFIAKRLCPQLIIVPPNFDKYRAVSKEVKEILADYDPNFMAMSLDEAYLNITKHLEERQNWPEDKRKYFIKMGNSVENNNPGKEVNKLSDHERSISPLLFEESPSDLLPPGDPFQVNFEEQNSPQILQNSIVFGTSAEEVVKEIRFRIEQKTTLTASAGIAPNTMLAKVCSDKNKPNGQYQILPNRQAVMDFIKDLPIRKVSGIGKVTEKMLKALGIITCTELYQQRALLSLLFSETSWHYFLHISLGLGSTYLTRDGERKSMSVERTFSEINKAEEQYSLCEELCIELARDLQKEGLKGRTVTIKLKNVNFEVKTRASTVSSVVSTAEEIFAIAKELLKTEIDADFPHPLRLRLMGVRISSFPNEEDRKHQQRSIIGFLQAGNQALSATGCILEKTDKDQFVKPLEMSHKKSFFDKKRSERKWSHQDTFKCETVNKQSFQTSQPFQVLKKKMSENLEIPENSDNCQIFTCPVCFRAQGCISLEAFNKHVDACLDGSSISENSKVFSCSHVSATRVNKKENVPASSLCEKQDYEAHPKIKEVSSVDCVALVDTIDNSSKAESIDALSNKHIKGECSNLPGKSFNIEHCHQNSSCTVSLENEDVGLLSRQESCQPYLCEVITGQALVCPVCNVEQKTSDLTLFNVHVDVCLNKSFIQELRNDKVNPVNQPKESSRSTGSSSGVQKAATKTKRPGLMTKYSSKKIKPNNPKHTLDIFFK comes from the exons gttgACAGATTTGCAATGGAATTAGAACAGAGCCGAAATTTGAGCAATACCATAGTGCACATTGACATGGATGCTTTCTATGCAGCTGTAGAAATGAGGGACAATCCAGAATTGAAGGATAAACCTATTGCTGTAGGATCAATGAGTATGCTG TCTACTTCAAATTACCATGCAAGGAGGTTTGGTGTTCGTGCAGCCATGCCAGGATTTATTGCTAAGAGACTCTGCCCACAACTTATAATAGTGCCTCCAAACTTTGACAAATACCGAGCTGTGAGTAAAGAG gTTAAGGAAATACTTGCTGATTATGATCCCAATTTTATGGCCATGAGTCTTGATGAAGCCTACTTGAATATAACAAAACACTTAGAAGAAAGACAAAATTGGCCTGAGGATAAAAGAAAGTATTTCATCAAAATGGGAAACTCTGTAGAAAATA ATAATCCAGGAAAGGAAGTTAATAAACTGAGTGACCATGAACGATCCATCTCTCCACTACTTTTTGAAGAGAGTCCTTCTGATTTGCTGCCCCCAGGAGATCCTTTCCAAGTGAACTTTGAAGAACAAAACAGTCCTCAAATACTCCAAAACTCAATTGTTTTTGGAACATCAGCCGAGGAAGTGGTAAAGGAAATTCGTTTCAGAATCGAGCAAAAAACAACATTGACAGCCAGTGCAG GCATTGCCCCAAATACAATGTTAGCAAAAGTATGCAGTGATAAGAATAAACCAAATGGACAATACCAAATTCTTCCCAATAGACAAGCTGTGATGGACTTCATCAAGGATTTACCCATTAGAAAG GTTTCTGGAATAGGAAAAGTTACAGAGAAAATGTTAAAGGCCCTTGGAATTATTACATGTACGGAACTTTACCAACAGAGGGCattgctttctctccttttctctgaaACATCTTGGCATTATTTCCTTCATATCTCCTTGGGTCTAGGTTCAACATACCTGACAAG ggatggagagaggaagagTATGAGCGTTGAGag GACATTCAGTGAGATAAATAAAGCGGAAGAACAATACAGCCTATGTGAAGAACTTTGCATTGAACTTGCTCGAGATCTACAGAAAGAAGGACTTAAG GGTAGAACTGTTACCATTAAGTTGAAGAATGTGAATTTTGAAGTAAAAACTCGTGCATCTACAGTTTCATCTGTTGTTTCTActgcagaagaaatatttgccaTTGCTAAGGAATTGCTAAAAACAGAAATTGATGCTGATTTTCCGCATCCCTTGAGATTAAGACTTATGG GTGTtcggatatctagttttcccaatgAAGAAGACAGGAAACACCAACAAAGGAGCATTATTGGCTTTTTACAGGCGGGAAACCAAGCCCTGTCAGCCACTGGGTGTATACtagagaaaacagacaaagatCAGTTTGTAAAACCTCTAGAAATGTCTCATAAGAAGAGTTTCTTTGATAAAAAACGATCAGAAAGGAAATGGAGTCACCAAGATACATTTAAATGTGAAACTGTGAATAAACAAAGTTTCCAGACATCACAACCATTCCAAGTTTTAAAGAAGAAGATGAGTGAGAATTTGGAAATACCAGAGAATTCAGATAACTGTCAGATATTTACCTGTCCTGTTTGCTTTAGGGCACAAGGGTGCATCAGTCTGGAAGCCTTTAATAAACATGTAGATGCATGTCTTGATGGATCTTCAATCAGTGAAAACTCTAAAGTGTTCTCGTGTTCACATGTTTCTGCTACCAGAgttaacaagaaagaaaatgttcctGCTTCTTCACTTTGTGAGAAGCAAGATTATGAAGCCCATCCAAAAATTAAAGAAGTGTCTTCAGTAGATTGTGTAGCTTTAGTAGATACTATAGATAACTCATCTAAAGCAGAAAGCATAGATGCTTTAAGTAATAAGCATATCAAGGGAGAATGTTCTAATCTCCCAGGCAAGTCTTTTAATATTGAACACTGTCATCAGAATTCTTCTTGCACTGTTTCGTTGGAAAACGAAGATGTTGGATTATTAAGCAGACAAGAATCCTGCCAGCCTTACTTATGTGAAGTGATAACAGGCCAAGCTCTAGTTTGTCCTGTTTGTAATGTAGAACAAAAGACTTCAGATCTAACCCTGTTCAATGTGCATGTGGATGTTTgcttaaataaaagttttatccaagaattaagaaatgacaaagttAACCCAGTTAATCAACCCAAAGAAAGCTCCAGAAGTACTG GTAGCTCAAGTGGAGTACAGAAggctgcaacaaaaacaaaaag GCCAGGATTGATGACAAAGTActcatcaaagaaaataaaaccaaacaatccCAAACATACccttgatatattttttaagtaa
- the POLK gene encoding DNA polymerase kappa isoform X3, with protein sequence MSTSNYHARRFGVRAAMPGFIAKRLCPQLIIVPPNFDKYRAVSKEVKEILADYDPNFMAMSLDEAYLNITKHLEERQNWPEDKRKYFIKMGNSVENNNPGKEVNKLSDHERSISPLLFEESPSDLLPPGDPFQVNFEEQNSPQILQNSIVFGTSAEEVVKEIRFRIEQKTTLTASAGIAPNTMLAKVCSDKNKPNGQYQILPNRQAVMDFIKDLPIRKVSGIGKVTEKMLKALGIITCTELYQQRALLSLLFSETSWHYFLHISLGLGSTYLTRDGERKSMSVERTFSEINKAEEQYSLCEELCIELARDLQKEGLKGRTVTIKLKNVNFEVKTRASTVSSVVSTAEEIFAIAKELLKTEIDADFPHPLRLRLMGVRISSFPNEEDRKHQQRSIIGFLQAGNQALSATGCILEKTDKDQFVKPLEMSHKKSFFDKKRSERKWSHQDTFKCETVNKQSFQTSQPFQVLKKKMSENLEIPENSDNCQIFTCPVCFRAQGCISLEAFNKHVDACLDGSSISENSKVFSCSHVSATRVNKKENVPASSLCEKQDYEAHPKIKEVSSVDCVALVDTIDNSSKAESIDALSNKHIKGECSNLPGKSFNIEHCHQNSSCTVSLENEDVGLLSRQESCQPYLCEVITGQALVCPVCNVEQKTSDLTLFNVHVDVCLNKSFIQELRNDKVNPVNQPKESSRSTGSSSGVQKAATKTKRPGLMTKYSSKKIKPNNPKHTLDIFFK encoded by the exons atg TCTACTTCAAATTACCATGCAAGGAGGTTTGGTGTTCGTGCAGCCATGCCAGGATTTATTGCTAAGAGACTCTGCCCACAACTTATAATAGTGCCTCCAAACTTTGACAAATACCGAGCTGTGAGTAAAGAG gTTAAGGAAATACTTGCTGATTATGATCCCAATTTTATGGCCATGAGTCTTGATGAAGCCTACTTGAATATAACAAAACACTTAGAAGAAAGACAAAATTGGCCTGAGGATAAAAGAAAGTATTTCATCAAAATGGGAAACTCTGTAGAAAATA ATAATCCAGGAAAGGAAGTTAATAAACTGAGTGACCATGAACGATCCATCTCTCCACTACTTTTTGAAGAGAGTCCTTCTGATTTGCTGCCCCCAGGAGATCCTTTCCAAGTGAACTTTGAAGAACAAAACAGTCCTCAAATACTCCAAAACTCAATTGTTTTTGGAACATCAGCCGAGGAAGTGGTAAAGGAAATTCGTTTCAGAATCGAGCAAAAAACAACATTGACAGCCAGTGCAG GCATTGCCCCAAATACAATGTTAGCAAAAGTATGCAGTGATAAGAATAAACCAAATGGACAATACCAAATTCTTCCCAATAGACAAGCTGTGATGGACTTCATCAAGGATTTACCCATTAGAAAG GTTTCTGGAATAGGAAAAGTTACAGAGAAAATGTTAAAGGCCCTTGGAATTATTACATGTACGGAACTTTACCAACAGAGGGCattgctttctctccttttctctgaaACATCTTGGCATTATTTCCTTCATATCTCCTTGGGTCTAGGTTCAACATACCTGACAAG ggatggagagaggaagagTATGAGCGTTGAGag GACATTCAGTGAGATAAATAAAGCGGAAGAACAATACAGCCTATGTGAAGAACTTTGCATTGAACTTGCTCGAGATCTACAGAAAGAAGGACTTAAG GGTAGAACTGTTACCATTAAGTTGAAGAATGTGAATTTTGAAGTAAAAACTCGTGCATCTACAGTTTCATCTGTTGTTTCTActgcagaagaaatatttgccaTTGCTAAGGAATTGCTAAAAACAGAAATTGATGCTGATTTTCCGCATCCCTTGAGATTAAGACTTATGG GTGTtcggatatctagttttcccaatgAAGAAGACAGGAAACACCAACAAAGGAGCATTATTGGCTTTTTACAGGCGGGAAACCAAGCCCTGTCAGCCACTGGGTGTATACtagagaaaacagacaaagatCAGTTTGTAAAACCTCTAGAAATGTCTCATAAGAAGAGTTTCTTTGATAAAAAACGATCAGAAAGGAAATGGAGTCACCAAGATACATTTAAATGTGAAACTGTGAATAAACAAAGTTTCCAGACATCACAACCATTCCAAGTTTTAAAGAAGAAGATGAGTGAGAATTTGGAAATACCAGAGAATTCAGATAACTGTCAGATATTTACCTGTCCTGTTTGCTTTAGGGCACAAGGGTGCATCAGTCTGGAAGCCTTTAATAAACATGTAGATGCATGTCTTGATGGATCTTCAATCAGTGAAAACTCTAAAGTGTTCTCGTGTTCACATGTTTCTGCTACCAGAgttaacaagaaagaaaatgttcctGCTTCTTCACTTTGTGAGAAGCAAGATTATGAAGCCCATCCAAAAATTAAAGAAGTGTCTTCAGTAGATTGTGTAGCTTTAGTAGATACTATAGATAACTCATCTAAAGCAGAAAGCATAGATGCTTTAAGTAATAAGCATATCAAGGGAGAATGTTCTAATCTCCCAGGCAAGTCTTTTAATATTGAACACTGTCATCAGAATTCTTCTTGCACTGTTTCGTTGGAAAACGAAGATGTTGGATTATTAAGCAGACAAGAATCCTGCCAGCCTTACTTATGTGAAGTGATAACAGGCCAAGCTCTAGTTTGTCCTGTTTGTAATGTAGAACAAAAGACTTCAGATCTAACCCTGTTCAATGTGCATGTGGATGTTTgcttaaataaaagttttatccaagaattaagaaatgacaaagttAACCCAGTTAATCAACCCAAAGAAAGCTCCAGAAGTACTG GTAGCTCAAGTGGAGTACAGAAggctgcaacaaaaacaaaaag GCCAGGATTGATGACAAAGTActcatcaaagaaaataaaaccaaacaatccCAAACATACccttgatatattttttaagtaa